AGAACACTGCTAAAGTGAAGTTAACCCGGTTTGGACAAGGCTTGCGTCGCATCCCAAAGTCTTGagctgtacttcggtattgatttatctttttggagaggatctttacttgccatattacttacttgtttgttgtttcagatagcactttaattaaactataagccccagctgctcatgttacccctttaaaaaaacaattagcaatttcacacatttagccattgatttcgatgatgcctcctatgcagtatttcattacttattattacctataatttgagttacttttcgtttgcgccgggcttgggttttttttgagcattgtcctttctaatgttattttgaatggagtataagTTGttctaaattatgtattatcaaCTAGCCTATCATCCTGAGACAACAGATATTCAATCTCTGAAGAATTTATCTCGAAACCGCAGAACTTAGTGTCAAATAAGACTGTgtcttgtttttatattttttggacGAGGATCTAAAAACTTCAGGCGGCTGAACAGTATTACGTTTTAGGACATACCAGAACGCGCGCGGTATTTCTCATCAAATTCTTGTCTGCCAAACTACTAACATGTCACAGTCGGCAGGAATATTGACTCCTAGAATGCGTTActctatttaactataacgataaccaaccaaaccataaccagccgtgtaTTAttgccatctattggtcaaatcggcgattcgATTTGATTAGGTACTGAATATGATTCGGTTATCGTTAAAAACtgaaaatctatgtaaataaccTAAAAACTCAATCATAGTACAACAATCCAGTATTCATATGTTTTGCATATTCTCAATGTTTTGCCTAAACAATTACGAAATAAACACAGATGTGTAAAAATGCACTAACAGACATTACATATAGATATGGAACTAACACATTGCTTTAAATTCGTAATGCAAACATGCTTATCTTATCAAACAATAATCAGTTGAGTCATTTTGCATATCAACTGTTAAAACTTCAGTTTGTGTCATGCAGTACATGGCTAAAGACTACATACAAGGTCACGACTGAGCTGAGATTAGCACTAATAAATTGTGAATGTTCATGGGTTTTCCCGCATAACTGACCTCATTTTAGTAGGTAGGTCTAATTGTAGATAGATAAGAAATACctagataataaaaacaatacgattttgattattgaagtatagtttgtttatttaataaataagaatacaTAAGTATTTCTACGTAAATTACTGATGTAAAAGTATGTCTGCCTGAACATTAATTTCTTGCCTCTAGTAGGTAAAGTGGAACCTTATTAAGGTATTAACTAGTTTTAGGAGTCACTTCCCGCTACCTTTTAAACTGTCTTATGAATTTTAACATAATTCAATCATTGAAGAAAAAACTTGAAGGTAAATATAATGCAATATACTTTAAGAAGTTATGGGGTGActcttaattaattacaaaaattaagtcaaaatagaaaaaacctatgggtatatattttttatctgtaatgtattttttcaatatgaTAGGTATTTAGGTTccattatttctatttaaaaaagatTACCAGTCAGATACAACAAGATAAATAGTTATGATAGTtgcataattatgtacctaaatgaCCGGTTTTTCCTCACACACAGTAGTAGCCAATGAAAACGTTAAGAATGATGTGTCACTTGCAAACTTCCTCAAGCACAATAAACCTGTTCATAAGATATTTCCTCATCAGCTACAATCAACAGTATGAACAGCATTCTCTTTAAATAATTACTCTATATAATGTACTCCATAgagtacatttctatagtgaatctctttaaatgagaacagcagctgtagccgataatcggctaggaggacatcatagaGTGTCATTGGGTTTTTCCTACATGTTTCTAgtcttgaataaattattttcatgaataattaaataacagaATTCTAAGGAAAagtcttttgtttcatttatgaTGAGATAGGATCGCTCCTtcgcaataataaaaaaaacaagtgatAAATGTGATGTTTTGTAGATAAACTAAATCAATATTTCTGTAGATATAGAAGCAGGATTGCGTCATTTCTCTTGAATTGGATTGCGTCTTCTCTTTTCTATGAAATAGCAAATTGATTTATAAACGAACTGTGATCGCTTCATACTTTTTAATTAGCTAGTTATGacaataagtttttataaagtcctcgtaatattgaaaatatataattgataTGATAGCACAGGTGCTTGCGTAACGACAGCGCGCATtcacgttacgcaagcggtgtggcctgtctcatacatttccatacattacaactcatggttacgccgtaactacgcgcgtgactacgcgcgtggttacgcatacgcatccggtctgctcgagcctttagaTATCTATGCCACTCAATATGCAACTCAAGTGTTCTGATAGTTACTGAAAtagataaaaacaatttaatgcaGGATTGGCCTCTGCAACCatcattatttcaaattaaagtagtaagtacttaataaaatttgaatttggaaccaGTCATCGCCAAATAAGTTATGATTTATTACCTGTGAAATGTTTGCCTTACTAATCATACTCATATTAATTTGATGTggttgattatattattatgtgatTGCTACCAGCAAACCTTATTATCAGGATTCACAGCCtgttttaattgcaaaacaatTAGTATTAAGTATAAAGAAATCTTATTTAGGTGTTTATTTGTAAGATTAAGTTATCTATTTATGAAAAGTCCAGCACTCCTCAGTAATACTCACATTAAAGTCATTGGCTTTATCAATAGATGGCTTTATCCAGCACTAATAATAGTACTtgggtattttaattaaaatttctgtGAATTTCCATATACCAGATTGGCTGTGATAAGTTATCAGAttgagatttaaaatatttatataaatctaaggctaattttgttttagtacttGTATCTTATAGTCAAAACATTGCTTGATTACACaccaaaaataaagaaataattaagcCTTTTTTCAAACGAATTAAGTACTAATACATTCGTTTCTCAAACAAATCAACAAAACAATGTTAAAGTGGAATTGTAGTCTGGTACACTGCAGTAAATATGCAACATAATCTGTCCAGCTGCAGTGTTTTAACGTAATCTATTGTAATACTTACACAACCATGCCATAGGCGCCTTCTCCGATGTACTGTAGATTGGTGTATCTCGGCCCCACTTCGAACACCTGGCCCCGAATGATCTCCGCGTTGGGATTACTGCTCGCGGCACCTGCAGCCTCGGCCATCGCGACACAGAAGGAAGCCACTTAACCAACGGTAACAATACTGAGTTCAGCATAAATTTTCTACACACGGGCGACACAAAACTGCCGATTCTTCAGTCCACATTAATAGCCAAAACAAATTACTAATCGACCTACATTATCCACTACCCGAACAAATCATCCACTTGTCACTAGCTTATCATTCTCGCTTGCCTCTTTGCCCGACTTCTCATGGACACTCCCGTATAGACGCAGTACCGTTACAAAATGAACTCGATTTTTTCATCTCTAGTAGTGTGTTCCATATTGTGTTATTTAGCATCTTTTCTATTATATCATCCTGTTTCTTTTCTTTAGCCTGCGACAGAACGAGTAAAAGCTATCGTGGTATAGGGCAAAATAGGCAACACTAGTCTTAAACAATCACAATTTATCGATAATCATACCAAATCAAAGTATTTGTAGATTTAGCTTCACAAATACAAAAGTTAGTTTTGATAGCTATTAAGCATGAAAACCTAATGAATAgctttaaaaaatcttcacaAAATTACGAGTACGAGAATAACATTCCACCAAACTTATGACAAAGTCAACGTTTGTCATTAGTGACAGTGACATAGCTTTGATTGACACTGACATAATTTGTTGACGTTAACGCTACGGCGGACTGGTTTGCATGGAAATGGAATAGCAAcagtagtttttttgtaatttttataggATAATACAGCTAATTCCATGTAGATTAGACGTTCATTTTTATACCCTACTTATCGAACAATGTAATGTTCCTAATTTGATGTTTATATGGAGTATAGGCTTAACGCCCAGATTGACCTCGTCGACTGAAACCGAAGGACTATCGTACAAATAAATTAGGTATGTCGGTTTGGTCAGCCAGTACAGCTGGAAATAATTACCACTCAGCACTGCCGGGCGGTCAATACGGTTCCTCTAATAACTGGTGTCCGAAGTTTAGCAAGGTATGATATAACTTGGCTATATGTAATTGTTGCATTTGTTTCGCTTAGATATACATAATTTGATTGCAATGACAACTGTAACCACTGTAACTGTTTACTAGTAGTTGTTTTATCAGTCGTGTGGTAATGCGGCGCACTTTACACGCGCGCTTTGTTAAAATGCTTAAGACTctttttattcaattcattGTTTCGAAAGTAGTGATTTCATCTTAGTTGTTGATACCCCAGTGTATAAGAGTCTATATTGTAACAGTATCAGCTATTTTCTGTTACAAGTGTCATACAATATTATGTGTTATGCtgtgaattatttaatttattataagtatggttttaaaaaacttacatttacgtatgtatgtttaattGAAAACCTAAAATAGACAGGTATCTGTATCCAATATACTGTATGcatgcaataattatgtttgtgttcactatttttattgattatttttattttgtttgcaaagGAGTGGATGACAGGTTTTTAGCGAGCATTTTGATCAGTTTTGTGGCACTGAAAACGAAGATACAACTTATCATTTTCTAACAAGAGTGAGTTTACAATGGTTGTTATTGGAAAAAGGGTTTTAGTGTGTTTACTTATGCTTGGTTTTTGTGAACAAATCCTAATatcacattatttaattttatgtcagAGTTATTTCGATAATAATACCTAGGACAGTCTCAATGTCACATCAAAAATAGCCTTATCATTAACATGTTTataagtttcaaaattaaaaaaacaattttaaaattcattcttAACATTTTGTTCTATCTAACAGGATTTCATGTAAATTGATGTGGTAGAagcaagttttataataaaacttgaacataaagtataaataaataatgtgctATGTGGATGACATTTGGCTGGGATAGGAGCTTGGTTAAAAtgcttacaaaataacaattgaagTAACTTGTATATTAAACGAAAGTCAAGTGTTACCTATTTTAGTTTAGTTCAAAACCCAACTATATGCATAATCATGCAGTTTTCCCTGATAGATTACTTAGACAAAACCTTAGTAAACAATAAATAGCCTGATACCTGATATAAACCTTCTCCCGgctctaagttacctcccctctaattttcagctaaatcagtcaagccgttttcatgttatgtcgtgataACGGAAAGTGGGTTTCATTTATAGATATGACTTAATGAAGCCAGGATTGGTTGCTAAACTTATCAATGGGATATAGTAAACGCTTGTTAATGGCTTGGCCTTGCTATTGCGTAAGCTGGTTGTATTATGGGTTATGGTCACACTTTAACCAACTATAGATGGTATTGGGCTGAGAGCTACATCGGGCGATACTATGGGGCAACTAGGTAGGTCATGATAACGAGATAAGAATGCGGCCGATACGCATGCGAATAATGTACACACTGGGACAAATCTATTTGATAAAGCTTAACCATTGGTCAAACTCATTTACTAAATTACAAATTCATGATTTTCATCATTTATGGATGTTTCTGCTAGTGCTAGTTTAATCTATGAAATACTAAAAAGTACCTTGACTAAAAATGAGAATGgtaagctataaaaataatgctTATCTACATTTAGTTAACAATAGCTCAATAGGTTGCTTTAAATAGAAGCTTAGCTTAGTTTTTGTGACGGTTGTTTGTTGTTATAATCAACCTTATAGTCTGACTCAAATTGCGATTAAATTGCCCACTCAATTTATttgacatttttgttttatgtagtatgtttgtaaataatgatatgtagtaaataaaattatgtttttaaatatttgtgtacaCATTTTTTAAGTCTATACATTCAAATTATGTACTATGTGTAGGTTGCGGGAAATAATCTGACATTGTTCTATATCTTCACTTTCATTTTCCTATTCCAAATTCTTCTAAAGAAAGACTGTCCATTCCTTTGGAGATTCCCACCAAAATACAGGGTGTTGGTTTTTTAAATTAGTGTTTtgtagtataaataataatgtgacGTGGTATCGACAGCAGCACAAGTGCGTGATGTCGGGCGAGACCCCGATCCAGTCGGCGGACGGGCTGCATACGCCCGCCTACCTCTCGTGGAGGAAGCTGCAGCTCAGCCGGGCCAAGCTCAAGGCGTCCAGCAAGACGTCCGCTCTGCTCTCCGGATTCGCTATGGTAAGTGGAAACAATACACGGCAAAAACTCTGGTGTATTTTCAGAATTAAGGCTTTACTTTATATAACAATGCGATATCTATGTTAGGATTACCTACATCCtcaggtatttttttagtttaatctTACTTCATCCTAAGGGAAGCTGTTAGATAGACCTTCATTGCATATGTGCGATTAATATGAATTGGCCTTATGTTATCTTCATCTTGATAACACCATTGGTGCGCATAGATACTAAACTGTATTATAGTTGACACTTATTGGGTAAACTATTGATAATTATTCAATAACACGAAGCTGAAGATCATaattcattcatatttaatCATAAGATTTTTAGCTCAACAGAATGTTTTCATTGTCACCAGGTAGCGATGGTGGAAGTGCAACTAAATCCACCAGAAAGCACTAAAGTGCCTAACGAAATGCTAGTAGCTTTCACAGTGTGCACCACTCTACTGGTAGCCGTCCACATGCTAGCCTTAATGATAAGTACATGTATACTGCCGAACATCGAAGCCGTTGGCAACCTCCACAGCATATCACTCGTCCACGAATCCCCGCACGAACGACTCCACTGGTACATCGAAATAGCGTGGGCCTTCTCCACCCTGCTAGGACTGATATTGTTCCTCATCGAGATAGCAATACTCTGCTGGGTGAAGTTCTACGATCTGAGCCCGACGGCGGCGTGGTCCGCCTGCGTCGTGCTCATTCCAGTCATGATAGTGTTCCTGGCGTTCGCCATACATTTCTACATGTCCTTGGCGAGGCACAAGTACGAGGTGACAGCTACAGGTATCAAAGAACTAGAATTGCTCAAAGAACAGATCGAAATGGGTGACCATGACGCGCGCATGAATAATTTGACGTTGCTCGACCAAAGTCGTATCGTGTGATTGTCGACGTGTGTGTCCCATGTCCTTTTTGGAATGTTATTATTACCTTTTGTTTGTGAGTGTACACCATTGATTATTTAGGTAAGTTATGTACTTAGCTCGTTAAGATTGTACTTATTGAGTGCCAACACACGTTACGCGGATATTAAATTGCACAAATGGACTGGGCAATTTTACTGCTCAGATATAGTACAGGACTTTTTGATACTTAGCGTAATCTTGGGCAGAGCATATGCCTATTAATCAAAAAAATCGCTAATGAGGTGGAATGATTTGTTCTgacctgaaatatttttgtaaaagtaattatgtTTTGCGGTATAAACTTGGTGGTCTGCTGAATTTGAcgttgattaattaaaattgacccTAGTTAAAAACTACGATACCAATTTGACGAATTCCGCAATTTAGTTCCCGCAATTCATTTTTACCCAACGAcagtaaattttaataaattacttaatttaggCAGCAATTTTATACTTCAAATATTGGTATAGGAAAATATCTAGGTATCtcatgtatttaattttgtattttaaaatctcATTCGTGTACAGGTAATGACAAGACAGActttaaaaaatagattttagaataaattaataataaataatgaatctCTGTAATTACaatcataaacataaatatgtatatctattaTTTGGACATTGGATAAAGGGAAGtgcaataaaattcatattaaataatatatgtatagacTGATGTAAGTCTGCAGTAAAAATCGTTATAATGTGTCAATTATCATGAGCTGTACTCATGTCTAGGTACTTTTCATATCTAATGGGCCATCTCGATTTATCAGATACGGCTAGGGTTATCTATCAGGCAGAAATATtcgtcattattttttctttccatTTTCCTGTCATCTTCTAAATACTTTCTTTAGTCAAAACCTTATTTTAAccatattaaaaaatcatatCTCAAACTGAGCTATATTTAAGCataaacttataatattttgaaaagcgGTAACAGAAAAGTATTTATGCGCCGTTAcgttgcaaaatatttattttgaaaagaaaccCCTTTTGTAGCGTTTTTTCTCTCGGGACGTTATCCGATTCAATGCCACATCATTTGAGATGAATTATTAACGCATGACTAACTACGAACGAGTTGACGTTGTATGAGTAAGGGTCTCCCCACATTTATACACGCGGAATCTGCTTAAGCCGATTATCACCACACTACTCGACTTAACACCTATCTGCTATACAAACGGCTCCTTTCACCGTCGTCCGGACGTCCGAGCCGAGCCGATGCGAATGGTATTAGTAGCACCCTTATTAACTTATAACATAGGACGTAgacttaagaggacgaattggattttttggcgccaaggatgtcaatttttctcagtaaatacaaaacggatcaaaatacaacttggttacctgaaagttcatgatataaaccttattttgttagttgtagaaacatgattaggtaacttttataacagagaaaaatatatcaaacatacctctttttaaaaagagattcacatattatgggcaaacgggaccgattaaagcctcttaacttttttagtagttgagtatatacatactctttaaaattgtagtaggattttttatcaaattatcatttctaaataataaaattacaaaaccattttgtcgcttacgacttttagttataagctagcgcgcgtattgttatcctcgccccgctcagacgctccgaccccttttggcgccttagatgcgcgtgccggttatggaattattgttgaccacttcctcgcccgTCGATATATGTGGGCAGACCCTAAAACGTGGACGCTTTGCATGACATCGAAAGGGCTAATGTACCGTAAATGTCACTGGAGTTGTGTTACAACCACAGCTGCAAGGGCTGCCCTTACAGAcaactaattacttatttaattatgactataaataactttttgtgtactGGGATTAATAATAACTGTCCCAATTAGTTTTAATTGGTCGCTAGGTGGTAATAAGATTGATTCATGTAGTTTTAAAACTTTGCGACTTCAAAAAAGGCAGGAATCACTAAAGGCAATTTGATCAATTGTCAAGCTATTATCATTACAGAAGTCTTAGTTATAAGGGTGAGAAACAAAGAGACGTTGGCACACTAGATCCTAGTCCGAAACTAAAACATAATTCAGTAATCTTTTTTTAGGTAGACATGACATGAGCATTCAACTCCTAAACGTGATCAACAAAAAATTACGATATCTAACGTAACGTAGGTAACATGTGATATCAACTTCGTAATAGTACCACTATCGAGAGTTTCGCCATCGTTATagaaaaaagttacattaacgATAAACGACAATGTGTGACTCATATTTTCCGGCCTGTTCAATTCTgcagtattttcaaaattaaatctaaCTTTATCCAATGATCCAATATCTATGAGAGAGTTCTTCAGGTGCTTTTAGACAATCCtctggtacctacctaaataatcTTAGGCTGTTTACCCCAACATGACCTGACTTTTTGTCATACCATTGTTCTGAATCGGTCAATTCGATACCAGTGTACCTTACCCGTTCGTAACTTTGatcaaaaactattctattagGTACATAAGCCAAAGTATGGCAATAAAATGATATTGACtgtatttattacttaatcCAATAAGTACTGTGATATAATAATGAATGACattaaaaaatctgttaatatatattttagaattaagtaaataaattgttcatgTAAACGTAACTTGTAGAATTTTGTATGGATAATTTtacaattgttatttttaacggATCTTGTAAACACATTAAACTTGGTCGATGCAAGCTTTGAGGTTTTTATCTATTTCTCCTTTCTTCTGTTTGAGCCAGAGCTCGCTTTGTTCTAGAATTTTTCTTGAGAATTTCAGCTGATGCTGGaagtagaaaatataatgttagtttaaAGGTAAAAGAGTGATGTGGTCGAGCCACTAGAGGCTGTAGTGTAGAGCGACTGATAAGCACAGAACCAGGTTACGAGTTCGAGGACCTTCCGAGTATACACATTTTCCGTATGTAAAAATCGCTTTGAGTTTGGATTTCTATGgacatacctatattatttgtgAATATAAATTCTATCTATATCTGTCGATACGTGACTGTTTTCAATATGTTGTCCAAGGCACGTCTTTAAGGCATTAAAATATTAGTCGGTCTAGTTCTTGCCTAGACTTCTTGCCTTAACtagaaaatataggtaatttatttttttctagccCTTTGCTAAACACCCACCTGCGGTGTTGGCGTAGCATACATAGGGCACCGACGCCGATGAAAAGCTCAGCGCACAGAACCTAGCCGTAGGCAACGTTCCATAGAAATGGACCCAGAAACGACCCTTGCGGAACACCAAACGTCATCTCCCGCCAACCTCAACTTATTCGACACGGGTACACGACGGATCTTTCGACAAATaagaaagcaaataaataagaaacaatgCGGCGGAGGTAAGCTGGCATTCCTTGATTCCAGGGCACGGTATTGAAAGTGTGTGGCCACGTCAAGCTACACAGCCATACAAAGTACCTACACATTACcttggtaggtacataaactaAGCGATGCATTTAACATGTCATCGATATATCCTTCTTACAAAGAAACGAGTTAGCCAAAACTTGATTTTGTGTCTGTCGATGATCTCATCACATCACTTAATTTAAGAACAAATACCTGCCAACTGAAAACCAGTCAACTATTGTTAAAATCACGTCTCTTACCTATTTGTTATCATTaagtgttatttattactttattagaTAGTATGTGTTTACTTGTTTTAGGTGTATAGCAAGTAAGATCTCAAAAATTACatcaattacctacatattctcactacaaatgtgattttttataCTAATTGACAGAAATTATAGGTACCGTCTAAGGTGaacctttattttattccttttccTTGTTATATACGttaacacatatttatttaaataagtacctaactcCGTTAGTTCATTAGATTAGTATTATCATTTCGTTGACGTCATACGTTAATCGCTTAGGTTCTGTTAGCATTTATACTCGTTTAAATATTGGATTAAGAGGATGCACATTTAGTACCAACCTACTTAATGTACTTTTTGATACTTTTgtattcatcatcagcctattgcagtccactgctggacataggcctctccaagtgcacttttacttttaggtatattagaagagataaattaaaacttagtaCGAATTTTGTTTAGGAAAATATCTATCCATCTATCTAGCCTATAGGTATACTATGTAGGTTTTCTCGTTTAACGAAGCAGGTTCCTGACCCGCTGATCAGCTTAGCCAATTAGAAGTGAGAATATTTCGTATCATTTCCATACTAAATACTTATCTATAGTTAACATATAGGTAAACCAAGGGATCTCTCCCATTTCTAGCTAACTATGTGTAGGTAAATATCACGTTATCTACTAACCGGTGGTATAGGATAAGGTGTCGGATGTTCGCAAGCTTGTCTTATAATGATGTCAGTCATCTTAGACATGATGCACACATCGTTCGCCCAGCAACCTTCCTGAAGCTGGCCAGTGCGCATGTGGTAGTACCGACCCAGTCCGCTCTTCAAGTTCTTCTCCCAATGTCCTTCATACCTGTTCCCGTTTGCTACACCAAGATAAACAAATAGGTACGTTATATTGTAGGTGCTTATTAAGAACAATGGCCGTATCGTTCTTATCGTGGGAACGTTGTTATAACAAAAGAAggcaattttataaaactaggTTCGCGCTCACGAAGCCGTCACATCTGTAGGACGCATGTGGCGCAACTTCCGGCATTCGTGAGTTCGCTGCCTACGAATGGATGaaaaacgatttgtttatttaattatgtaccgCAGATAATGTTGTAAGTACGGATTTTAGGTCACGTCCGCCAATCTCGACGCAAgcttaagggcttattacacttgactaaattcagtcgtctaaatgattaagtcactaaattcagtaaaatgtaatcgcatttaggaaggtagttttcattaaatcatttagaaacctaattagacaaatctatttagacgactgaatttagtcaaatgtaatatGCCCCTTATCCAACCAAATAGCAAATCTAAACATTACAGAGCCCACTGACCATGAAGTCCTGCTGCGTGAagttttaactaaattaaaacacAATAGCCGAGTATGACTAAATACCAAACTAGGggattgtgggattttttgctAAGCTACTTTCAGAGAATGTATACGCAGAGGCTACTCACCATACATAAGCAATCCAAATCCATCTCTCATGTCATTGCTAAAATATCCGCAGTAA
This window of the Helicoverpa armigera isolate CAAS_96S chromosome 9, ASM3070526v1, whole genome shotgun sequence genome carries:
- the LOC110369685 gene encoding calcium release-activated calcium channel protein 1 isoform X1, which encodes MSVWSASTAGNNYHSALPGGQYGSSNNWCPKFSKQHKCVMSGETPIQSADGLHTPAYLSWRKLQLSRAKLKASSKTSALLSGFAMVAMVEVQLNPPESTKVPNEMLVAFTVCTTLLVAVHMLALMISTCILPNIEAVGNLHSISLVHESPHERLHWYIEIAWAFSTLLGLILFLIEIAILCWVKFYDLSPTAAWSACVVLIPVMIVFLAFAIHFYMSLARHKYEVTATGIKELELLKEQIEMGDHDARMNNLTLLDQSRIV
- the LOC110369685 gene encoding calcium release-activated calcium channel protein 1 isoform X2, whose product is MSVWSASTAGNNYHSALPGGQYGSSNNWCPKFSKHKCVMSGETPIQSADGLHTPAYLSWRKLQLSRAKLKASSKTSALLSGFAMVAMVEVQLNPPESTKVPNEMLVAFTVCTTLLVAVHMLALMISTCILPNIEAVGNLHSISLVHESPHERLHWYIEIAWAFSTLLGLILFLIEIAILCWVKFYDLSPTAAWSACVVLIPVMIVFLAFAIHFYMSLARHKYEVTATGIKELELLKEQIEMGDHDARMNNLTLLDQSRIV
- the LOC110369685 gene encoding calcium release-activated calcium channel protein 1 isoform X3 produces the protein MSGETPIQSADGLHTPAYLSWRKLQLSRAKLKASSKTSALLSGFAMVAMVEVQLNPPESTKVPNEMLVAFTVCTTLLVAVHMLALMISTCILPNIEAVGNLHSISLVHESPHERLHWYIEIAWAFSTLLGLILFLIEIAILCWVKFYDLSPTAAWSACVVLIPVMIVFLAFAIHFYMSLARHKYEVTATGIKELELLKEQIEMGDHDARMNNLTLLDQSRIV